A segment of the candidate division WOR-3 bacterium genome:
GCTTCAACTTTTGAAGCCACAACGTCCAATGCCCCCTGAACCTTGTAATATTTAGCAAGGGCGTTTTGAATCGCTATTTCAGCGGCGATCAGGGGCTCTACGTCGTATCCGACGCCAAACCTCACGGCTTCTATTGCTCCTTGGTCAAAAGGATTGACCATGGCCATTCTCAAGGTCTTTCCGACCCTAGAAATCGGTATAAACTGGTATTTGATAGCCATGTTGGCCGGAATAAGCTTAATAATGTTTCTGTCGAGATTTAAGTTGCCTATTTCTATGCCGGGTACATGGAGTTTATTCCCTAAAGCTTTGACAAGTTGGGCTTCTTTTACATACCCGAGATGAATCAGGATACTACCGAGTTTTCCTGTGCCTCTTCTCTTTTGTTCTATGAGAGATTTTTGAAGTTGATCTTCGGTGATCAGCTTTTCTTCAACTAAGATTTCTCCAATTTTCATATATCAAAAAAATTATTAAATGCCTTTATACTTTTGTCAATTAAATTCACAAAACCAATTTACAGTTTTGGTCTTTATTTTTATCCAAATTTTACTGATTTTATCTAAATTTCATGGGTTTGAGATACGTTCTAATCTACCTTTTTGAGTTCTGTCTATAAAGTTATCAAATTTTCAATTTTCGAAAATTTTACCGGACCTATGCCCCTCACTTTCTGCAGATCACTTGCATGCTGAAAATTTCCATGCTCGTTTCTGTATTCAACTATTCTTTGAGCGATAACCGGTCCAATTCCAGGCAGCTTTTCAAATTCGTGAGCCTGGGCGGTGTTTATATTAACCAACAGGGTTATGGGAATTTGACACAAGACCGAATCAGACCTCAAGGGGTTTTCGACGGCCTCAACGCTGTCGTTCAGGGATGAATCGCGTGTATCGAAAAAACGCTTCACATAGGCTCTATTGCTTAAAACCTCTATGGTTGACATTTCCTTTTCACCGTAGGATGAGAACCGAATACCTTTTTTTTCTCTTAAAACAAGCCCTATGGTCCCTGCAAAAAAAATCAGCAGAATAGTTACGACGAGAATCAACTCATCTTTAGAAAGAGAACCCATATTTTTTTGTCATGGAAAAAAAAAGGGTGAGTGGAAAACCTATCACGTTGTCCAACGGACCTCTGACGCTTTCTACCATAAAACTCCCGAAACCTTGAATGGCGTAGCCTCCCGCTTTATCTTTCCACTCTCCTGTCCTGATGTACAGTTTTATTTCTCTTTGGGAAAGCTCTTTGAAAACCACCGAGGTCTTCGAAACTTCTGTAATAAAATTATTCCCTAAACCACAGGTCATAGCCGTTAAGACCAAATGTTCTCTGGCAGAAAGTTTTTTCAGGTAGAGTTCTGCCTGCTTATCTGTTTTGGGTTTATTTAGGACTTCTCCGTCGATCGCGACAATCGTATCCGCGCTGACGACAAGATCGCTTTTTTTACACTTTTCGACAGAGTATAGAAATTTTTCTTCTGAAATTTTCCGGGCAAAATCCTCGGGGTCTTCCCCTTCTCCGGGAGTTTCGTCGATATCAGGTTCAACAACTGAAAAATCTACATTTAAAAATTCAAGAAAAAAACTCCGCCTGCTTGAGGCGGAGGCTAAACAAATATGACCGAGCACAAAGTTTTTTATTTCTTCTTGTCGACCACGGCTTTCAAAGAAGATGAAGGCGAGAAATGAGGAACTTTTTTCGCTTTGATCTTGATGATTTCCTGGGTTTGAGGATTTCTTCCCTTCCTAGCTTTTCTGCTTTTGACGCCGAATGTGCCGAATCCTACCAGCGTCACTTTTTTTCCCTTCTTCAGAGAGTCTTGGACGGCTCCGATGAAACTCTCAAGAGCTTTCTGAGACTGAGTTTTCGTCAATTTTGTTTCGGCGGCAATCCTATCAATCAATTCGCCTTTGTTCATTCTACCGACCTCCCTTTAAGGTTTTTTAACGCTTTCAATTATCTTAAAACCACAAAACATTGTATTTGTCAATGTTTTTTATACATTATTTGTTGATTTTTCTCATTTTTGACATTAAATCCGAGGCACAAAAAAACTGACCATGCTCCTCATGACCCTGACATCTTGTATTGATTTTATTCTAATCGTAAAAGAATAACTCCACGCTTCGTTGAATTTTTGCCATGAAAAAAAAGCTTCCCAGCAATGAAGATCCCTGTAAACACTGAGTGATTGGTTGACCATGTTGTTTTTTTCGATGTCCCATCTCGCGCTGTATGTAACCTTCCAGTTATCTGTCGGGTGAATTCCTGCGGTGAACCAGACCTGTTGGTTTTTTGAAAGCCTGTCTTGAGTCATCGAATAGGAAGTCGTCAAACTCCATTGACGGTCAACATCCGAATAATAATATTTTTTTCCAATGTTTCCGGAAAGAAAAGATGTCAGATAGTATGAAGATGAAATCCTCTCTAATGTGTATGGGTCATACACCCATCTACAAGATATTGAAAATTTATTTGAAAATCTGCTGTCAAAAGAAAGAGATATATCAGAAAAATTTTTTACACTTTTTTCAAAATCATAACTCGTAGAAGCTCCCAAAGAAAAAAGTTCAAATCTGCTGATATTTTCGCCGTTTTGCCATTTCAATTGAAGGGACTGAGAAAGGTTCAAATTTAATTTTGACACTTTGGCGTCTGAAGAATATTCATAGGAGGTGTCCCCAAAACTTCCGTAAACTGTCCCTGGAGAATAAACGTAGGAAACGGAAGGATTCAACACATGCCTTATTCTCTGCAAAGAACCCGCGCTCCAATTCGTCAAACCGTATATGAAAGTCGAGAGAGTCATGGAGGTTGACCAACTGCGGCTGTAAAAATACACATTCGCGGTATCGTACTTTTTTACCGTCCCGCTCATCGACAAGCCTGGGTTGAAATTGAAAAACCCTAAAACCTTGATCGGGTTTTGTAACCCTGCGTTCATGCTCATTTGATCAGTCTCCAAAGACCCTGTCGAGTCGTTTTGAATACCTCTATTGAATCTTCCAGAATTTGAAAAATAAAGGTTTAAAACATTGGCGGCAGCTAATATCCTCCTTGAAAACAAAGTATAAGATATTTCCGGGAGACTGTATGAAACTCTTTCAGCGATAAGGTCTTCGCTTCTCAAAAGAAGCGCCTGCCCCGAAAGAAAACTCCAGTTCTTGGAAACCGAAAAATACGAAGACGTCCTTTTGTTTAAATCGACGAGAACATCCGTTCCGTAATCTATCCTGTATCTTTTGTCACTCTGCCAATCAGCTCTCGCCAGCATTCTCGTGCTCGAGTTTATCTGATGGAAATGGTTTCCCTCTATTCTCCATCTTTCAATTCCAGTGTTGGTCTCCCTTATGTACCCCAGACCAAAATTACCCGACAGGAAAGGTTTGACAATATACATCCCAGCTGCATTGAACCTGACGCCTCTCTTTTCCATGATGTCGACCGAGAAGGTCATATCCGAATAATCGTTGATTGCCCAAAAATAAGCGACGTTTTTCACGTATCTTCCATCGGTTGAACTGTTGCCTACGTTGGGGAACAGAAACCCGCTGTACCTGCCTCTTTTAATAGGAAAAAACCACCAGGGCAATGCGAAAACCGGCACGTTGCCTATATAAAGTATTACAGGTTCTGCGATGAGCATACCGTTCTGCTCTATGATCATCGCATTTCCCCAAAAGTGATAGTGAGGAGGGTCGTCTTCACAAGTGGTAAACGTCCCTTTTGTGACATACCAGAGATCGCTTTGAATCTGCCAGACAGTGTCTCCCGTGAAAAATCCCTCCGTTATGGCTGTTTTGCCGCCATCGACGATACCGTATTTTGTGTCTATGTTGAATACCATTCGTTCACCCGCAAGTTCTTGTTCTTTCTGCAGTATTTTCATGTTCCCTATGACTTCCACAACCTTTTCATCAGGGTAGTAAATTATGGTGTCTCCGTAAAGCTTGATATCTCCGTATTCGACGTACGCAGAGTCCGTAAGAATTATTTTTTTTAAATTCCAGTCGTAAGTCATCCTGCCGCATGAATAAGAAATGACTTCCGCCTGGCCGGTCAGAACTGCCAAGATTAAAAACAGCAAATTCATTTTAACCCGTAGTATTTCATTTTTTCTCTTAGCGTGTTTCTGTGAATTTTCAATATCTGAGAAGCTTTCTGCAGGTTCCCCGAAGTCATGGAGAGCACTTTTTCAATTTGTTTTTTCTCCAATGCTTCAAGAGACAAATCTTCCGTGTCGCCGGTAAGGGACAGGTCTTGAGAATCAATCTCGGCTCCTCTCGACAGGACAAAAGCTCTCTGAAGAACATTTTCGAGTTCCCGGATATTTCCCGGCCAGTTTCCCGTGATTAGTCTTTTCTCGGCTTCCCAGGTCAACTTGAGCTCTTTTTTTTCTGGAATTTTGCTTGAAAGATTCTTTATTATCCTTCTCGCCAGTGGTATGATGTCTTCTCTTCTTTCTCTCAGAGGAGGTATTTCGATGTTTACGACGTTCAACCTATAAAACAAATCTTCCCTGAATTTTCCGTCTTTCATCTCCAGTGAGAGATTTCTGTTGGTCGCAGCTATAATTCTGACGTCGGCTTCTATAGTCTTTTCTCCACCGAGCTTTTCGTATGTCCTCTCGGACAGAAACCTAAGAAGTTTCACCTGTATTAAAGGGGATATGTCTCCTATTTCGTCGAGAAAAAGTGTTCCGCCCTGGGCGAGTTCAAGCCTTCCTTTCCTCGCAGAAACCGCTCCTGTGTAAGCTCCTTTCTCCGAACCGAAGAGTTCCGCTTCAAGCAATGTGTCCGGTATCGCAGAGCAGTTTACGGCTATGAAAGGACTATTTTTTCTCAAAGAAAAGCTGTGTATCGCCCTTGCGACGACTTCTTTCCCGACCCCGCTCTCTCCAGTCAATAGAACTGATATGTTGTAGTTTGCTACCCTTGATACCAAAGAGAGAACTTCCCTCATTTCCCTGCTTTGAGCGACTATAGGGTGTTCGGAAAATTCTTCCTCGTAAATTTCTTGAAGAGCTCTGCTTTCAATAACAATTTCGAATTCTTGCAGTGCCTTGCGCACGAGCTCGATTAAATCCTCAAGTCTTATGGGTTTTGTCATGTAGTAATAAGCGCCATACTTCATTGCTGTGACTGCGCTGTCTATATTTCCGTAAGCCGTGACTAGAACTACAGGAATCTCGGGGTTGGCTTTCCTGCAGTGTTCAAGTATTTGGATACCGTCCCTACCGTCTTTGAGCTTTTGGTCGGTTATCACCATGTCAAAAAGTTCAGCCTCGAAGAGGGATTTCGCTTCATCAAAATTTGATGCCGTACCTACTTCATAGCCTTCTCTTATCAAGGCTCCCGCCAAAAGAGACCTCTGGTCTTCTTCGTCGTCTACCACGAGAAGCTTGAATTTATTTTTCGTCTCGGTTTTTGACATTTTTAGAAAGAACTATTTTAAACATCGCGCCGTTATTACGTTTTTTTTCAACTTCAACCGAACCTTCATAATCTTCAGCGATTTTTTTCACTATATAAAGACCCAATCCGGTTCCCGAGGGAGAGGTGGTGAAATAAGGTTCAAAAATCTCCTCTGAATGTCTTTCGTCTATTCCATGTCCGTCGTCTTCGAAATATATAAGGACCTTTTCGCCCATCCCTGCAATGTTTATGCGGATGTTCTCAGCTCCCGCTTTGATTGAGTTGTCTATCAAATTGTCAAAAAGTCTGTAGAAATCTGTTTTATCACCTTTGATAACGATACTTTCGGAATCGCTTTGGGTTATCATGTTAACCGGCCCGTGAATTTTTTTCAAATCCGAAAGAACGACGAGAAGATCTACTTCTACACCTGAACTCTTCGAAGTTTTGGCGAACATCAGAAGGTTGCCGAGTTTTCTCTCGAGTGAATCGACAGCCGAAGACAGCATAGCCAAAATTGTCTTTCTCTCGTCCTCTTCTTTAAATTCAAATTCCCTTTGCAGCCTTTGAACCGCTATTGAAGCCGCGTTGAGAGGATTCCTCAGTTCATGGGCTATAGCTGAAGTCATTCGAGAGATATCCCTGATCTTCTCCTTTTCACTTTGGAGTTCTTTTTCAATTTTAAAATACTTGAAATCTTTCAAAAACGACACGACCCCGATAATTTCATCGTTTTCTCGGAGCATAACGGTATCCAGTAAAAATTCCTCTTTTTTCCCTGAAGGTAAAACGATGTCGACTATGACGTCTTTCATTTCTCTCTCATTCTCGTAGGTTCTTTTTATGTGCAGTTCATCGTCCGGAAAAGACTCTCCGTATTTCATTTTTTTTTCGTCTTTGTTGCCTAACCCGAACAGTTGTCTTCCATATTCGTTTATCCTGAGAAATTTTCCCTGAGCGTTGACAATAAAAATGCCGTAATTGGAAGAATCGACAAGCTTCGTCGTGACACTCTCCGCCGAATGAAGTTCTCTTCTAAGCGAAAAATACCTTATTCCGAGTACAGATGCTATTATTGAGAGCAAAACCGCGAGCCAAAGAAAAAGAAACATAAACAGTATTCTGCCTCTGTAATCGCTTATTATTTTCTGGTAATCGTCGAGGTAGATACCTATTCTTATAACCCCTTTCGGGACTCCTTCATAACTCAAAGGTGAGATCACTTCGTAGATTCTTTTCCCTCGAAAATCCGTTTCTCTGACGATTGGTTTTTGCAGTCTTACCGAAGAGAGCAAAACAGAATCTTCCTCGATTTTGCAAAGTTGGGTTATCTTTCCGGAAGCGGATATTATACCTTCAAAACCCTGAACGGCCACGTAAGCAAAGCCAGGTGAAGTTCCGACGTCTTTGACCAGTTTCGAAACAGAAGCGTAGGACATGACCGACGCGACCCATGATTCATCGAGATAAACCACCACTGCTCCGTTGTCATCGGTTCTTACAGCGGCAAGTTTGAAACTCCTGAAAGGAATTCCGATTATGGAATCTGCTCTTTCGGTCGACCAAATGATTATTTCGTTTCTCTTCCCGCTGGTGAGAAATTTCAAACCGGGGTAATAAGGTATTTCAAGGTCTTCAGATGAAGATACGGTCACTCTTCCAGTGCTGTCGAGAATGTCTATTCTCGCCAAATTATTTTCAATAACGACACTTTTGAGATCTTCGGCGGTAATCTGCGGGTTTTTTTCTATTATGTGCGCGGTTGATATGGCGAACAACTTTAGTAGTTTTTCCTTTACCTGCCCCGACGAATACAACTGCTGTATGCTTTGGTTGTAAGCTTCGGAGAGAGCGAGAAGCTCCTTTTCGGTCATAGACAAAACAGCCTTTTCTCCGTTGTCCATGAGCAACATTGAAAACCAGATCATGAGAAATGAGACAGGCACGAGAATTACAAACACGACAGGATAAAGAGGAATTGAAAAACCGCTCTTTTTAAAAAACAAAACAGAAATCTCCCTTTGTCATTCTCACCTTACCAATAAAGTTTACTTCTATCAAAATTCAATATACCATACATAGATGATATATCGTAGCCCTAAAGACCCTTGTGTGCCTATAATGGTGTTGCTTATGTTTTGCTTGGCAGCTTTCGTGGTAGGTCTTTTTTCCGGAAAATTCATGCTTCAAAAAAACAAACTTCCTGATGAAACAAATGACACAATTCACTCTCTTCTGCTGAGGATAACGGTTCTCGAAGACAGCCTCGACAACTCTCTATGGCATTTGAATGACATATCAAAATTCAAAGACTCTGTACTTTTCGAAGGAACTTTCGAGGACACTTTAGAATAGATCTTCCGGAATATTTTTTCCTATATCCATTCTCATCCATGCGCCGTCGAATTTAATTTTTTCCGCGTCTTCATAAGCTTTTTTTCTCGCCGTTTCAAATGATTTTCCGACGCCACTCACGGTGAAAACTCTGCCTCCTGAAGTGACGAGGGATCGACCTTGTCTTTCCACTCCCGCGTAGAAAACAGAAGCATTCCGTGAAAGTGGTTGGCGTGCAAAGGAAATTGTTTTTCCTTTCTCGTATTTCAAGGGATACCCTTTTGATGCAATGACAACCGAGACGGATTTATCGTCAGAAATCTGCAAAGCGCTTTCAGCTTTTCCCCTCGCGCAGGAATAGAGAAGATCAAAAAAACCGCCTTCGATCTGTGCTAAAATCGACTGCGTCTCGGGATCGCCAAACCTGCAGTTGAACTCCAATACATAGACTTTTCCCATGGATACAATCGCGCCTATAAAAACCAATCCTCTGTATTGTATGTTTTCAGTTTTGAAATAATCGAGCAGAGGAAGAGCTATATAATCCTCTACTGTCCTCGTAAGAGTTTCACCGACAGGCGACAAAGATCCCATGCCTCCTGTGTTGGGTCCTCTATCCCCCTCAAAAGCCTTCTTGTGATCATGGGCTGTGGGAAGCCAAACAATATTCAAACCGTCAGTCGCGAAAAAAAACGAGAGTTCAAAACCTTCCAAAAACTCTTCGACGACAATTTTCTTTCCCGCTTCTCCGAGTAATTTTCCAGAAAGCATTTCTTGTCCGATACCAGCGGCTTCTTTGCCGTCACGGCATATAAAAACACCTTTACCCTGCGCCAAACCGCTCGCTTTCAGGACATATGGCGGTTTTATTTCGTCAAGGGCTCTGTAGAGTTTTTCGATAGACGCCACCTTATTCCACTTGGCGGTGGGTATGCCGGTCTGCGTCATAATCTTTTTCGCGAAAGATTTGTCCGATTCAATAGACGCGCCTTTCGCTCCGGGTCCGAAGACGACAAACCCGTGCGCTCTGAGTAAATCAGATATTCCACTGGATAGAGGGTCTTCTGGTCCAACGACAACAAGCTCAGGTGTTATTGCTTTTACAGCGTCGAGAATTTTTGGGTTGTCGCCGGTGTCGACTTCCACGTTTCGGCAATTCTTTTCTGTTCCGGGGTTTCCGGGAAGGCAGTAGACATCGGAAACATTCTCATCTTCCAGAAGCGACTCAGCGAGAGCGTGTTCTCTCGCCCCTTTACCTATGACCGCCACTTTTTTGTCTTTCATGTCAGTTGTCGCTTTCTATTGAAAGGACGCTCATGAAAGCTTCCTGGGGAATTTCAATTTTTCCCAGCATTTTCATCCTCTTTTTCCCTTCCTTTTGTTTTTCGAGCAGTTTGCGTTTTCTCGTTATGTCTCCTCCATAGCACTTCGCCGTGACATCTTTTCTCAGGGGCTTTATAGTCTCTCTCGCGATTATTTTACCGTTGACCACTCCCTGAATAGCCACTTCGTAGAGTTGACGCTTTATTGTCTTTCTCAATTTAAGGCATATTCTTCGGGCCAAGTTGTAAGCTTCGTCGCTCTGTACTATGATTGAAAGAGCGTCAATTGGTTCGTTGTTTATGAGAAAATCGAGTTTAGTCATCTTCGCCTGAGAAAAACCTGTCCACTCGTAATCGAGGGATGCGTATCCTTTTGTCGAAGATTTCAACAAGTCATGAAAATCTACTATGACGCTCGAAAGGGGCATCTCGTAGTCAACACGGACATGGTTTTCAGCGATGTATTCTATTTTTTTCTGTGTCCCTCTTTTTTCATGGCAGATTTTTATCACGTTTCCCAAAAATTCCGACGGGGTGTGTATGGAGACTTGCGACATGGGCTCCTCTATACTCTCTGTTTCCGACGGACCAGGAAGTTCAGAGGGGGAATTAACCTCCCGGATTTCTCCGTTCCTCAAGGTCACCCTGTAGGGTACTGTGGGAGCCGTGACGACGAGTTCTACGCCGAACTCCCTCTCCAGCCTTTCCTGAACTATGTCCATGTGCAAGAGACCCAAAAAACCAGCCCTGAATCCGAACCCGAGGGCGTTCGATTTTTCCGGAGAGAACACGATCGCTGAATCGTTTATTGAAAGCCTTTCGAGGCTCTCCTTGAGATCCCTGTATTTGTCGTTTGTAGAAGGATACAGACCCGCGTATACCATGGGTTTTGATTTTCTGAAACCCGGAAGAGGTTTTACCAGCATCCCGGACAAAGTCAACGTGTCGCCTATGTTGACATCTTTCAACGATCTTATTCCGGCAGAAACAAAACCGACTTCGCCGGTTGAAATTTTTTTGGTCTCGTTTATCTCGGGGGAAAAAAAACCTAAGTGCTGAACGTCGAATTCTCTGTCGGCGCTTACGAGTTTTATTCTGTCTCCTGTTTTCAACTCGCCTGAGACCACCTTGACAAACAAAACAGCTCCCCAGAACTCGTCGTAGTAGCTGTCGTAGACCAGAGCTCTCAAATCCGCGTCTCTCGTCTTTACTGGAGGAGGAACATATTCTACTATGCTTTCGAGAAGTTCTTCGATACCGTGACCCGTCTTGGCGCTGACCATGACCGAGTTTTCCGTGTCGAGGCCGAGGTATTCTTCTATTTCAAATTTGGTCTTTTCTGGATCTGCGGAAGGTAGGTCTATCTTGTTTATCACGGGTATTATCTCAAGCCCCTGGTCTATGGCGAGATAAGCGTTGCTAACAGTTTGGGCTTGAACCCCTTGGGTGGCGTCGACTACGAGAAGAGCTCCTTCGCAGGCTGATATCGACCTTGAAACTTCATAGGAGAAATCTACGTGTCCGGGTGTGTCTATGAGGTTGAGCTGGTATTGATGCCCCTCACTGGATTTGTAGTTCATCCTCACGTTGTGCGATTTTATGGTTATTCCTCTTTCTTTCTCCAGGTCCATGTTGTCCAAATACTGTTCGAGTTTTATCCTTTTGTGGACGGTCTGGGTGTGTTCGAGAAGCCTGTCGGCGAGCGTCGACTTGCCGTGATCTATGTGGGCGATTATACAGAAATTCCTTATGTCGTTTTTAGCCATCCATGTTTCTATATCAAGGACTCGCCTTTTGTCAATCCGAGATTTGACGCTTCGTAAAAATCCGCGCTCTCACTAAAACACGTTACTTGTCATAGGCTCAGATTTCGTTTACAAACGCCGTATTTTATGGTTTAATCTGGAAATAAAACCTCATATTATTGTAAAGGGGTGTGAATGAACCGAAAAATATTATTTTCCTTGTCTTTATCGGTTTTGTTTTTTTGTTCACCTTACAGGGGAACTTCAACCGACAGTCAAGTAACGGCGGTAGAAGACGATTATCCCTACGTCGAAGCGGTCTCCGCTGACACTCTGGCCTCGATAATGCTGACGATAGCCGAAGAACAATTCACACAGGCGAACGAAGCTCTGAAAAGTTCAAATTTTCTTCTCGCGCACCAGTTCGCCAACGACGGCATGCGGTACCTTCTGGACATTCCCATAGAAGACGTGGAGGATTCATTTCTAATAAGCAGGTACAACATCAACCTCAGAAGGCTGTCTTCGGCTCAGATAAGGGCGGCGAACTCACTCTGGGGCTACCCGGTCATCGAGACATCCGACTTCAGGCTGATACCTATAAACCCCGACGAGTCCGAAAGGCTGAGGCAGTCATTGAACACGTGGACAGGTCCAAGCAGAAACACACTTATAGGCTGCTTGAGAAGGGGCGGTCAATACTTGCCGCTGATAGAAGAAGTTCTCGAGGACTACAACCTGCCTCATGATATTGCGTATCTACCGATAATCGAAAGTGGATACAATACTGGCGCTATTTCACCCGCTTCAGCGGTCGGAATGTGGCAGTTCATACCAGGAACAGCGCGGACTTTCGGTTTGACCATAAACAACTACGTCGATGAAAGACGCGACCCGTATAAATCGACTATAGCCGCGGCGAGATACCTCTCGTCACTTTACGAGAGGTTCGGAGACTGGAAGCTCGCTTTTGCTGCTTACAACTGCGGCGAGGGGACCGTTGAAAGAGCAATAAACAACGCGGGAACAAACGATTTCTGGAAGCTCTCCCTTCCGAGCGAGACCATGATCTATGTACCCTATGCTCTCGCTGTCATGCTCGTCGCGAGAGAACCCGAGATTTACGGAATGTCGATTGATTACGCTGCGCCACTGGAATACGACACAATACACCTCAACGGCCCGGTTCAGCTCTCTGTAATAGCCAATTCAACCGGTTCTTCAAAAGACGATATAAAGAAACTCAACCCGCACATTCTTCAGGATTTTACGCCTCCGGGCGATTATCCTTTCGTTTTGAAGATCCCCTCGGGCACAAGAGACATGTTCAAAGCGAGTTTCGACATTTTACCTGACTCTCTGAAATACCTTTCTTCCACACAGATAAGCTCACGGACAGCCCCTGTTGTAACTACCCCGACTTGGAAATATTACACAATAAGGTCCGGTGACACGCTTTCGAGAATAGCCAGGAGGCTCGGGGTCACCGTCGAAGAGCTGAAGAGATGGAATCCAAACGACGCCGGCGGAAGGTACCTTCAGATCGGCGCGAAACTCAGATATCGTTGATAGAATAGCATTCAACCAGGAGGGCTGATGACTAGAAAAGAATTGACCGTAATCCTGCTCCTCGGTATTTTGTCTGTCTTTATCGGCTGCACAAAAAAACCGCAGGTCGAACAGATCGAATTGGCCGAATTAGTTCCAAATGACATCCCCATGTTTTTATACGTCGACCTTCAGAAAATAAATGCGGATGCGATATTGACGAAAGTTTTTAAAGATGAAACAGAGGACTTCGACTACCAGGAATTCAAAGACAACGGATTCGACCCGACGGGTAAAA
Coding sequences within it:
- a CDS encoding transglycosylase SLT domain-containing protein; this encodes MNRKILFSLSLSVLFFCSPYRGTSTDSQVTAVEDDYPYVEAVSADTLASIMLTIAEEQFTQANEALKSSNFLLAHQFANDGMRYLLDIPIEDVEDSFLISRYNINLRRLSSAQIRAANSLWGYPVIETSDFRLIPINPDESERLRQSLNTWTGPSRNTLIGCLRRGGQYLPLIEEVLEDYNLPHDIAYLPIIESGYNTGAISPASAVGMWQFIPGTARTFGLTINNYVDERRDPYKSTIAAARYLSSLYERFGDWKLAFAAYNCGEGTVERAINNAGTNDFWKLSLPSETMIYVPYALAVMLVAREPEIYGMSIDYAAPLEYDTIHLNGPVQLSVIANSTGSSKDDIKKLNPHILQDFTPPGDYPFVLKIPSGTRDMFKASFDILPDSLKYLSSTQISSRTAPVVTTPTWKYYTIRSGDTLSRIARRLGVTVEELKRWNPNDAGGRYLQIGAKLRYR
- the lepA gene encoding elongation factor 4, producing the protein MAKNDIRNFCIIAHIDHGKSTLADRLLEHTQTVHKRIKLEQYLDNMDLEKERGITIKSHNVRMNYKSSEGHQYQLNLIDTPGHVDFSYEVSRSISACEGALLVVDATQGVQAQTVSNAYLAIDQGLEIIPVINKIDLPSADPEKTKFEIEEYLGLDTENSVMVSAKTGHGIEELLESIVEYVPPPVKTRDADLRALVYDSYYDEFWGAVLFVKVVSGELKTGDRIKLVSADREFDVQHLGFFSPEINETKKISTGEVGFVSAGIRSLKDVNIGDTLTLSGMLVKPLPGFRKSKPMVYAGLYPSTNDKYRDLKESLERLSINDSAIVFSPEKSNALGFGFRAGFLGLLHMDIVQERLEREFGVELVVTAPTVPYRVTLRNGEIREVNSPSELPGPSETESIEEPMSQVSIHTPSEFLGNVIKICHEKRGTQKKIEYIAENHVRVDYEMPLSSVIVDFHDLLKSSTKGYASLDYEWTGFSQAKMTKLDFLINNEPIDALSIIVQSDEAYNLARRICLKLRKTIKRQLYEVAIQGVVNGKIIARETIKPLRKDVTAKCYGGDITRKRKLLEKQKEGKKRMKMLGKIEIPQEAFMSVLSIESDN